A single window of Caldimicrobium thiodismutans DNA harbors:
- a CDS encoding BsaWI family type II restriction enzyme, producing MRRGFICKKEILDKLKKIYDKIVEKEYNGNYLSAIQNFDTFAEATLRDNLLKFYKNQRSRDQAWKTCKGSLYEYAVFKVIEQIIIEDNELNSMFMVTMSDKDLYNYKDQVAIKNWTEIFPDADILIVEKNKNLVRVIISCKTSLRERLTETAFWKREIEKTKNEKILLIFMTTDKDDELKIDTNRYILLHVIDYTFITDRSKYTKLLESYKKKYGNREDFQKLISKVRFIADIKDFLHTL from the coding sequence ATGAGGCGAGGATTTATTTGTAAAAAAGAGATTCTGGATAAGCTTAAAAAAATCTATGATAAAATCGTTGAAAAAGAATATAATGGAAATTATCTTTCCGCGATCCAAAACTTTGATACTTTTGCAGAGGCTACATTGAGAGATAATTTACTAAAGTTTTACAAAAACCAGCGAAGTCGCGATCAAGCCTGGAAAACTTGTAAAGGATCCTTATATGAATATGCTGTATTTAAAGTCATAGAGCAAATAATAATCGAGGACAATGAACTAAATAGTATGTTTATGGTAACAATGAGTGATAAAGATTTATATAATTATAAGGATCAGGTGGCTATCAAAAACTGGACTGAAATCTTTCCAGATGCAGATATTCTTATAGTTGAAAAAAATAAAAATTTAGTTAGAGTAATCATTTCATGTAAAACAAGCTTAAGAGAAAGATTAACAGAGACTGCTTTTTGGAAAAGAGAAATAGAAAAAACTAAAAATGAAAAAATCCTATTAATTTTTATGACTACTGATAAAGATGATGAACTTAAGATAGATACAAATCGCTACATTCTTTTACATGTAATAGATTATACATTTATAACAGATCGTTCTAAATATACTAAATTATTAGAAAGCTATAAAAAGAAATATGGAAATAGAGAAGATTTTCAAAAGCTTATTTCAAAAGTTAGGTTTATTGCTGATATTAAAGATTTTCTCCACACTTTATAG
- a CDS encoding metallophosphoesterase translates to MRVAVMSDSHDRIDHLEWAIEICHKKGVQRIFHCGDLISPFMVLSLSKFNGPVELIFGNNRGDIFLLCKLLKDYPQITLHGEEAFLEINGFKLAMVHYPKIAEKLARGGEFDYIFCGHTHKFKVWEIGKTLIINPGELMGKEGAPSFVILDLESRTWEKIILEK, encoded by the coding sequence ATGAGGGTTGCAGTGATGTCAGATTCTCATGACCGTATAGATCATCTTGAATGGGCAATTGAGATCTGTCATAAAAAGGGTGTTCAAAGAATATTTCATTGTGGAGATCTTATTTCACCCTTTATGGTCTTAAGCCTGAGTAAATTCAATGGCCCTGTTGAACTTATTTTTGGTAATAATAGAGGAGATATCTTTCTTCTTTGCAAGCTTTTAAAGGATTATCCCCAGATTACCCTACATGGAGAAGAGGCTTTTCTTGAAATCAATGGATTTAAGCTTGCCATGGTTCACTACCCCAAAATTGCAGAAAAGCTTGCAAGAGGTGGGGAATTTGATTATATTTTCTGTGGTCACACCCATAAATTTAAGGTTTGGGAAATAGGGAAAACCCTTATTATTAACCCAGGGGAACTCATGGGAAAAGAAGGGGCTCCAAGTTTTGTAATTCTTGATCTTGAAAGTAGAACCTGGGAAAAAATAATCCTTGAAAAGTAA
- a CDS encoding transposase yields the protein MGYLIWYNGERPHSGLQQVSPIKYLYYAIKKYYKVSKDMDLYIVLKILKISLSCI from the coding sequence ATGGGGTATTTGATATGGTATAATGGAGAGAGGCCACATAGTGGATTGCAGCAGGTATCACCAATAAAATATTTGTATTATGCCATAAAAAAATACTATAAAGTCTCAAAAGATATGGACTTATACATTGTCTTGAAGATTTTGAAAATTTCATTATCATGTATTTAA
- a CDS encoding DNA-methyltransferase: protein MDKEEKIFYQNQKVVIINDDFLTTNLIPSNSIDLIVTSPPYNVDIHYATFKDNIPYEKYLEFTQKWLEKALELLKPDGRLCLNIPLDKSKGRKEEGFQSVYADVLSIAKKIGWKYFTTIVWNEQNISRRTAWGSWLSARSPYVIAPVEVIVVLYKSKWKKTSGTGISDITREEFIEWTNGLWSFPGESRKKIGHPAPFPLELPKRCIKLFSFVGDTVLDPFLGSGTTLIATALLNRKGIGVEIDKKYCELALKRLLNEGNIFQKKLHELIK, encoded by the coding sequence ATGGATAAAGAAGAAAAAATTTTTTATCAAAATCAAAAGGTTGTTATTATTAACGATGACTTTTTAACTACAAATCTTATACCCTCTAATTCTATAGACTTAATAGTCACTTCCCCTCCATATAATGTTGATATACATTACGCAACTTTCAAAGATAATATACCTTATGAAAAGTATCTTGAATTTACTCAGAAATGGCTAGAAAAAGCACTTGAACTTCTTAAACCAGATGGTCGATTATGTTTAAATATACCACTCGATAAAAGTAAAGGACGAAAAGAAGAAGGCTTTCAAAGTGTCTATGCAGATGTTTTATCTATAGCAAAAAAAATAGGCTGGAAATATTTTACTACAATTGTATGGAATGAACAAAATATATCCAGGAGGACTGCCTGGGGATCCTGGCTCAGTGCACGCTCTCCTTATGTAATCGCACCAGTTGAAGTTATAGTAGTATTGTATAAAAGTAAGTGGAAAAAAACAAGTGGAACAGGAATCTCTGATATCACAAGAGAAGAATTTATAGAATGGACAAATGGATTGTGGTCCTTTCCAGGCGAGAGTAGAAAAAAAATTGGACATCCTGCTCCATTTCCATTAGAACTACCAAAAAGATGTATTAAACTTTTCAGTTTTGTAGGGGATACTGTCTTAGATCCTTTCCTTGGTAGTGGAACAACTTTAATAGCTACTGCATTATTAAATAGAAAAGGAATTGGAGTAGAAATAGATAAAAAATATTGTGAACTTGCTTTGAAAAGATTGTTAAATGAAGGAAATATATTTCAAAAGAAGTTACATGAGTTAATAAAATGA
- a CDS encoding proline--tRNA ligase, with translation MRMTRYFLPTLREDQASAEIISHKLLLRGGFIRKVASGIYNFLPIGFRALKKIENIVRAEMDRAGALEILMPMVQPAELWMETGRWQAYGKELLRFKDRKEHDFCLGPTHEEVITDLVRKEVRSYRDLPLILYQIAPKFRDEIRPRFGLMRAREFIMKDAYSFDADEEGLEKSYQLMYETYERIFKNCGLKFRAVEAHTGAIGGDVSHEFMVLAETGEDTLAICSACGYASNVELTPAILGEKYQGEPKKPLEKVYTPGVRSAKDVADYLGLPVSKITKTLIYIVEEKEPVAVVLRGDHEVNEVKLEKILSFRAFRMAREDEILKLIGAHPGFLGPKGLKMKVIADKALEGYPNFVIGANEDEYHYLNANLGETFVPDLIADVRKACPGDLCPRCGAPLDFTKGIEVGHIFKLGTKYSSVMKATFLDKDGKEKPFIMGCYGIGVSRVLSATVEQNHDENGIIFPWQIAPFHIALISLDKTLKEEAEKIYHKLQSHYEVLFDDRDERPGVKFKDMDLVGIPLQVILGKSYKEKGEIEIKIRKNGKRAYTKLDQLEETIEKIKEELLFERI, from the coding sequence ATGAGAATGACGCGATATTTCCTTCCCACTCTGAGGGAAGATCAGGCTTCTGCTGAAATCATAAGCCACAAGCTTCTTTTGAGAGGCGGTTTTATAAGAAAAGTTGCTTCTGGAATATATAATTTTTTACCTATAGGTTTTAGGGCTTTAAAAAAGATTGAAAATATAGTGAGAGCTGAGATGGACAGGGCTGGCGCCCTTGAGATTCTTATGCCCATGGTTCAGCCTGCAGAGTTATGGATGGAAACCGGGCGCTGGCAGGCCTATGGAAAAGAACTCCTTCGGTTTAAAGATAGAAAGGAACATGATTTTTGTCTTGGCCCAACCCATGAAGAAGTAATAACTGACCTTGTCCGAAAGGAAGTGCGCTCCTACAGGGATCTCCCCCTTATTCTTTATCAGATTGCTCCAAAATTTAGAGATGAGATAAGGCCTCGCTTTGGACTTATGAGGGCAAGGGAATTCATAATGAAGGATGCCTATTCCTTTGATGCGGATGAAGAGGGGCTTGAAAAAAGTTATCAACTTATGTATGAAACCTATGAAAGGATTTTTAAAAACTGTGGGTTGAAATTTAGAGCAGTTGAGGCTCATACAGGGGCAATTGGTGGAGATGTTTCTCATGAATTTATGGTTCTTGCTGAAACTGGAGAAGATACCCTTGCCATCTGTTCTGCCTGTGGTTATGCCTCTAATGTGGAATTAACCCCTGCCATTCTCGGAGAAAAATATCAAGGAGAACCCAAAAAACCTTTAGAAAAGGTTTATACCCCTGGAGTAAGATCAGCTAAAGATGTAGCAGATTATTTGGGCCTTCCTGTATCAAAGATAACCAAAACCCTCATTTACATTGTTGAAGAGAAAGAGCCTGTTGCTGTTGTCTTGAGAGGAGATCATGAAGTAAATGAAGTAAAGCTTGAAAAGATTCTTTCTTTTCGGGCATTCAGAATGGCAAGGGAAGATGAAATTTTAAAGCTTATTGGGGCACATCCTGGATTTCTTGGTCCAAAAGGTCTTAAAATGAAAGTTATTGCTGATAAAGCTCTTGAAGGATATCCTAATTTTGTTATTGGAGCCAATGAAGATGAATATCATTATCTGAATGCCAATCTTGGGGAAACCTTTGTTCCTGATCTTATAGCTGATGTGCGAAAGGCTTGTCCTGGGGATCTATGCCCCAGATGTGGCGCTCCTTTAGACTTTACTAAGGGTATTGAAGTTGGCCATATCTTTAAGCTTGGAACAAAATACAGCTCTGTTATGAAAGCCACTTTTCTTGATAAAGATGGAAAGGAAAAACCCTTTATTATGGGCTGTTATGGAATAGGAGTGAGCAGAGTTCTTTCTGCAACTGTTGAACAGAATCATGATGAAAACGGAATTATCTTTCCCTGGCAGATTGCCCCCTTTCACATAGCCTTAATCTCCCTTGATAAAACCTTAAAGGAAGAGGCAGAAAAAATTTACCATAAACTTCAGAGTCATTATGAGGTGCTCTTTGATGATCGGGATGAAAGGCCAGGGGTCAAATTCAAGGATATGGATCTTGTAGGGATTCCTCTTCAGGTTATTCTTGGAAAATCTTACAAGGAAAAAGGGGAAATTGAAATCAAAATTAGAAAAAACGGGAAAAGAGCCTATACCAAACTTGATCAATTAGAAGAGACTATAGAAAAAATTAAAGAGGAGCTTCTTTTTGAAAGAATTTAA
- a CDS encoding cation-translocating P-type ATPase has product MIYQGLTHEEAGKRFELYGPNEIEEAKKISPLKILLSQFLNFIVIILIIAGIISFFLGEKVEALAIFAIVIAAGLLGFFQEYQAEKSLQALKKLITPTAKVIREGRLMEIPVREIVPGDIVFVEAGDRVPADGKLLEAIDLYVDEAVLTGESFPVEKRLKETPQDEENKNLLFMGTYVVRGKGYFEVLATGKNTEFGKIASMLKEVEEKKTPLQEKIEASSKKLGMVILLLSALIALSGILRGYPAYEMFIWGVALAVALIPEALPAVSTITLALGVKRMAEKRALIRKLPAVETLGSVTYICTDKTGTLTKNEMTVKKIFVSEKILEVTGVGYEPRGEILWEGEPFKADKAFELLLKVTLLCNNSELYFDESERRYKIKGDPTEGALITFAYKAGLSEETRAFNPPLREIPFSSERMRMTTLHSFENKIYALTKGALEIILERSSYILVGDTLEPLSQEKRKEILQIAQTFSESALRVLAFAYREVEDLNLPDHEIERELIFLGFAGMMDPPREEVKEAVRIAKEAGIKAVMITGDNRETALAVGKEIGLYQGGLILTGKELRNLSEREFEEKVLQVEIYARAMPEDKLKIVKALQKRGQIVAMTGDGVNDAPALKQADIGIAMGITGTEVAKEASAMILLEENFATIVRAVEEGRTIFANIRKFLTYLMTGNTATVLALTTALLLGLPLPLTAVQILFINLLMDGFPALALGVEPPEPGIMKRKPRDPREGLLPKENLLFIAGMGLYMAGLAFALYYYTLKIENPLKAGTIFFASIITFRLINALNCRSIEYSLFKLGIFSNRWLLLALSLSFVLMLLALYTPLSLILHTQPLSLNDWFLILACGVLILLVDEIHKGIKRKIRA; this is encoded by the coding sequence ATGATTTATCAGGGATTAACCCATGAAGAGGCAGGAAAAAGGTTTGAACTTTATGGACCAAACGAGATAGAAGAAGCCAAAAAGATCTCTCCTTTAAAAATCTTACTTTCTCAATTTTTAAATTTTATTGTTATTATACTTATTATAGCAGGAATTATTTCTTTTTTTCTTGGGGAAAAAGTTGAGGCTTTGGCTATTTTTGCCATTGTTATAGCAGCAGGGCTTCTCGGATTTTTCCAGGAATATCAGGCAGAAAAATCTCTTCAGGCCTTAAAAAAGTTGATAACTCCCACAGCCAAAGTAATAAGAGAAGGAAGACTTATGGAGATTCCTGTGCGAGAGATTGTTCCAGGAGATATAGTTTTTGTTGAAGCTGGAGATAGAGTTCCTGCAGATGGAAAACTTCTTGAGGCAATAGATCTGTATGTGGATGAGGCTGTGCTTACAGGAGAATCCTTCCCTGTAGAAAAAAGGCTAAAAGAAACCCCTCAAGATGAAGAGAATAAAAATCTTCTTTTTATGGGAACTTATGTGGTGCGAGGTAAGGGATATTTTGAGGTCCTTGCCACCGGTAAAAATACCGAATTTGGAAAGATTGCAAGTATGCTTAAAGAGGTGGAAGAGAAAAAGACCCCTCTACAGGAGAAAATTGAGGCCTCAAGTAAAAAGCTTGGAATGGTAATTCTTCTCTTAAGTGCCCTGATAGCCCTTTCAGGGATTTTACGGGGATATCCTGCTTATGAGATGTTTATCTGGGGTGTGGCTTTAGCGGTTGCTCTAATTCCTGAGGCCCTTCCTGCTGTAAGCACAATCACCCTTGCCCTGGGTGTAAAAAGAATGGCTGAAAAAAGGGCTCTCATCAGAAAACTTCCTGCTGTTGAAACCCTTGGTTCTGTTACCTATATCTGCACGGATAAAACAGGAACTCTTACCAAAAACGAAATGACTGTGAAAAAAATCTTTGTGTCAGAAAAAATTCTTGAAGTTACAGGGGTGGGATATGAACCAAGAGGTGAAATCCTCTGGGAGGGTGAACCCTTTAAAGCAGATAAAGCCTTTGAGTTGCTCCTTAAAGTTACTCTCTTATGCAATAATTCCGAGCTTTATTTTGATGAAAGTGAAAGACGCTATAAAATTAAGGGTGATCCCACTGAAGGAGCTCTTATTACTTTTGCTTATAAAGCAGGGCTTTCTGAAGAAACAAGGGCTTTCAATCCACCTCTAAGGGAGATTCCCTTTTCCTCTGAGAGAATGAGAATGACAACCCTTCATTCCTTTGAAAATAAAATTTATGCCTTAACTAAAGGTGCTCTTGAGATTATTCTTGAGAGGTCCTCTTATATTCTTGTGGGTGATACCTTAGAGCCTCTATCTCAAGAAAAAAGAAAGGAGATTCTTCAAATTGCCCAAACCTTTTCTGAGTCTGCACTTAGAGTTCTTGCCTTTGCCTACAGAGAGGTTGAGGATTTAAATCTTCCAGACCATGAAATTGAAAGGGAGCTTATTTTTCTTGGTTTTGCAGGAATGATGGATCCACCAAGAGAGGAAGTCAAAGAAGCAGTAAGGATTGCAAAAGAGGCAGGTATCAAAGCTGTTATGATTACCGGGGATAATAGAGAGACTGCTCTTGCAGTTGGAAAAGAAATCGGGCTTTATCAGGGCGGACTGATTCTTACAGGAAAAGAGTTGAGGAATTTATCCGAAAGGGAATTTGAAGAAAAGGTGCTTCAGGTTGAGATTTATGCAAGAGCTATGCCTGAGGATAAGTTAAAAATTGTTAAGGCCCTTCAGAAGCGGGGGCAGATTGTTGCTATGACAGGAGATGGAGTAAATGATGCCCCAGCCTTAAAGCAGGCAGATATAGGAATTGCCATGGGGATTACAGGAACCGAGGTTGCCAAAGAAGCAAGTGCCATGATTCTTCTTGAAGAAAACTTTGCAACCATTGTAAGAGCTGTGGAAGAGGGAAGAACCATTTTTGCTAATATTAGAAAATTTCTCACCTATCTTATGACAGGAAATACAGCTACCGTTCTTGCGCTAACAACTGCGCTTCTTCTTGGACTTCCATTACCCCTTACTGCAGTTCAGATTCTCTTCATCAATCTTCTCATGGATGGCTTTCCAGCCCTTGCCCTTGGGGTTGAACCTCCTGAACCAGGAATTATGAAGCGAAAACCAAGAGATCCCAGGGAGGGACTTCTTCCTAAGGAAAACCTTCTTTTTATCGCAGGAATGGGGCTCTATATGGCAGGGCTTGCCTTTGCCCTTTATTATTATACCCTCAAGATTGAAAACCCCCTTAAGGCAGGAACCATCTTTTTTGCCTCCATTATTACTTTTCGTCTAATTAATGCCCTAAATTGTAGATCCATTGAATATAGCCTTTTTAAACTGGGGATTTTTAGCAATCGCTGGCTCCTTCTTGCTCTCTCTCTTTCCTTTGTGCTCATGTTACTTGCCCTTTATACTCCCTTAAGCCTTATTTTGCATACTCAACCTTTAAGCCTAAATGACTGGTTCCTTATTCTTGCTTGTGGAGTTCTTATTTTATTAGTTGATGAGATTCATAAAGGGATTAAAAGAAAAATAAGGGCTTGA
- the era gene encoding GTPase Era produces MNLEDQERKTKSGVVAIIGLPNVGKSTLLNNLLGTKVSIVSPKPQTTRFNIRGIYTKDNLQIIFVDTPGIHEAQSLFNQLMVKQAISALEEVDAVLWVMDVTNRVPEEEKILEIIKKVGKPTILAMNKIDLMKNKNELLPLIDYFSKLYDFSTIIPISALERDGLDRIIDELEKILPEGPFYYDPEYVTDLPLKLLVAEIIREKVFMHTYQEIPYCVAVKVDSIEEVPEKNLLHIQATIFVERDSQKGIIIGKGGRMLKKIGTLAREELEFLLKKRIYLDLWVKTLEGWREKESHIRRLLPLMLE; encoded by the coding sequence ATGAATTTAGAAGACCAAGAAAGGAAAACCAAATCCGGTGTAGTTGCCATAATTGGACTTCCCAATGTAGGGAAGTCCACCCTTTTAAACAATCTCCTTGGCACTAAGGTTTCCATTGTTAGCCCCAAACCCCAGACCACCCGCTTTAATATCAGAGGAATTTACACTAAGGATAATTTACAGATTATTTTTGTTGACACTCCAGGGATTCACGAGGCCCAGAGTCTTTTCAATCAGCTCATGGTAAAACAGGCAATTTCTGCCCTTGAAGAGGTTGATGCAGTTCTCTGGGTTATGGATGTAACAAACAGGGTCCCTGAAGAGGAAAAAATTCTTGAAATAATTAAAAAAGTTGGAAAACCAACTATTCTTGCCATGAATAAAATTGACCTTATGAAAAACAAAAACGAGCTTTTACCCCTTATAGATTATTTTTCCAAACTCTATGATTTTTCTACCATTATTCCCATCTCTGCTCTCGAAAGAGACGGCCTTGATAGAATTATAGATGAGCTTGAAAAGATTCTACCCGAAGGTCCCTTTTATTATGATCCCGAATATGTGACTGATCTTCCTTTGAAATTGCTTGTTGCTGAAATTATAAGAGAAAAGGTTTTTATGCATACCTATCAGGAAATTCCCTATTGTGTGGCTGTAAAGGTTGATTCTATTGAGGAGGTTCCTGAAAAAAATCTCCTTCATATTCAGGCAACCATTTTTGTGGAGAGGGATTCACAAAAGGGAATTATTATTGGAAAAGGTGGAAGGATGCTTAAAAAGATTGGAACCCTTGCGAGAGAAGAGCTTGAGTTTTTACTCAAAAAGAGGATTTATCTTGATCTCTGGGTTAAGACCCTTGAAGGCTGGCGCGAAAAAGAAAGCCATATCAGAAGACTTCTCCCCTTAATGCTTGAATAA
- a CDS encoding DNA-methyltransferase yields MDEIIFNLKNKIICGDVLEVLREIPDDTFDLGITSPPYNKKEKYSGWLVDKVKYDGISDIKNEEDYQKWQIEVLNELYRVVKPGGSFFYNHKIRYENGKLIHPIEWISKTRWTLWQEIIWNRKIAGNIRGWRFWQIDERIYWLVKGKPDELKPEHAKLTSIWEIRPESGHKDHPAPFPIELPVRIIYSILEDRPGFIIDPFCGTGTTCVAAKLLEKDYLGIDISEKYVEYALKRLENAESERIRVIKEINQHFVGLTFQERKLLGLAKDRRKQ; encoded by the coding sequence ATGGATGAAATAATATTTAATCTTAAAAACAAAATAATTTGTGGAGATGTTTTAGAAGTTTTAAGAGAAATTCCTGATGACACTTTTGATCTTGGTATAACATCACCTCCCTATAATAAAAAGGAAAAATATAGTGGTTGGTTAGTAGATAAAGTTAAATATGATGGTATTAGTGATATTAAAAATGAAGAAGATTATCAAAAATGGCAAATAGAGGTTTTGAATGAACTCTATAGAGTTGTGAAACCTGGAGGTAGTTTCTTTTATAATCATAAAATAAGATATGAGAATGGAAAACTTATCCATCCTATTGAATGGATAAGCAAAACGAGATGGACTTTGTGGCAGGAAATAATCTGGAATCGAAAAATTGCAGGAAATATAAGAGGATGGAGATTCTGGCAAATAGATGAGAGAATATACTGGTTAGTGAAAGGAAAACCCGATGAATTAAAACCTGAGCATGCTAAACTGACATCTATCTGGGAGATTAGACCAGAATCAGGTCATAAAGATCATCCTGCTCCTTTTCCTATAGAACTTCCTGTAAGAATTATATATTCCATTCTTGAAGATAGACCCGGATTTATAATAGATCCCTTCTGCGGGACAGGAACAACTTGTGTAGCAGCTAAACTTCTTGAAAAAGATTATTTAGGAATTGATATATCAGAAAAATATGTAGAGTATGCTCTTAAAAGACTTGAAAATGCAGAATCTGAACGAATCCGAGTAATAAAAGAAATTAATCAGCACTTTGTTGGGCTTACCTTTCAAGAAAGGAAATTATTAGGCCTTGCTAAAGATAGAAGAAAACAATAA
- the lpxD gene encoding UDP-3-O-(3-hydroxymyristoyl)glucosamine N-acyltransferase, with the protein MKEFKLSEIAKYVDGVLKGEDFSVLGLNALFLAGERELTFIDSKKRLPEAKTSRAKALLAPIGFSEFLPDKSVIEVKDVRVALARVTSLFWEKSLVFSEKSPFSYIDPSAEIHPSASIYPFVYIGKGVKIGKEVIIFPFCFIGDFCEIGERSILYPHVVLYPGTLLGRNCILHAGVVVGADGFGYAQEPKNEGFKNLKIYHFGRVKIEDEVEIGANSTLDRATFGETIIGSGTKIDNLVQIGHNVRIGRECILVSHTAIGGSAVIEDYVMLAGQVGVAPGSVIRKGARVAAKSGVHGEVPQGEEVAGIPAIKASLWRRAVIIFEKLPELYKDLKKLLRK; encoded by the coding sequence TTGAAAGAATTTAAGCTTTCAGAAATTGCAAAATATGTAGATGGAGTTCTTAAGGGGGAAGATTTTTCTGTTTTAGGATTGAATGCCCTTTTTCTTGCGGGGGAAAGGGAGCTTACTTTTATAGATTCAAAAAAAAGGCTTCCTGAAGCGAAAACATCCCGGGCAAAAGCCCTTCTTGCACCCATTGGTTTTTCTGAATTTCTTCCTGATAAATCCGTAATTGAGGTTAAAGATGTAAGAGTTGCCCTTGCCAGAGTTACTTCTCTTTTTTGGGAAAAAAGTTTGGTTTTTTCAGAAAAAAGCCCCTTTTCTTATATTGACCCTTCAGCAGAAATTCATCCTTCGGCCTCTATTTATCCCTTTGTATATATAGGAAAGGGAGTAAAAATTGGAAAGGAGGTTATTATTTTTCCTTTTTGTTTTATTGGAGATTTCTGTGAGATAGGTGAGAGATCTATACTTTATCCCCATGTAGTTCTTTATCCTGGGACTTTACTTGGGAGGAACTGTATTCTTCATGCAGGTGTTGTTGTTGGGGCAGATGGTTTTGGCTATGCCCAGGAGCCAAAAAATGAAGGTTTTAAAAATCTAAAGATCTATCATTTTGGAAGGGTAAAGATTGAGGATGAAGTTGAAATTGGAGCAAATTCAACCCTTGATCGGGCAACCTTTGGGGAGACGATCATTGGTTCTGGCACAAAGATTGACAATCTTGTTCAAATTGGACACAATGTAAGAATTGGAAGGGAGTGCATTCTTGTTTCCCACACCGCTATTGGAGGGAGTGCGGTGATTGAAGATTATGTTATGCTTGCTGGTCAGGTTGGGGTTGCACCAGGAAGTGTGATAAGAAAGGGAGCAAGAGTTGCAGCAAAATCAGGAGTGCATGGAGAGGTGCCTCAGGGAGAAGAGGTTGCAGGCATTCCTGCAATAAAGGCAAGCCTCTGGAGAAGAGCAGTTATTATTTTTGAAAAATTACCCGAACTATACAAAGACCTCAAAAAACTTCTACGAAAATAG